In Humulus lupulus chromosome 6, drHumLupu1.1, whole genome shotgun sequence, a single genomic region encodes these proteins:
- the LOC133784059 gene encoding LOW QUALITY PROTEIN: large ribosomal subunit protein uL2mz (The sequence of the model RefSeq protein was modified relative to this genomic sequence to represent the inferred CDS: deleted 1 base in 1 codon; substituted 4 bases at 4 genomic stop codons), whose protein sequence is MRQIQEDRALRQFTLSTGKSAGRNSSERITVFHRGGGSKRLQRRIDLKQSTXSMGIVERIEYDPNHSSXIAPVQWIEDVQLQLCRQTKCNTIEEFAPPRKILEPTTTTIRALFSFSSLPGKVDQIKVACYSPGLMAAYVVVGLSTKMPPWLKSPFTSKCAGSKKTCANDVFFSAFSSPKAFGEIASLSFDSSFGFPRIAVARAKPAFLAPRMREKLRGKNMFSLCEVRKWRTHSILWAHRIKRKAALSXQSFRWKETLGLVGAAEHNESKPKTDQGSLPAKLIGEGPKDGACKVDRAPVVXLVASHQLEAGKMVMNFNWSKPSTRDLLRPAQNSHTY, encoded by the exons ATGAGACAAATCCAAGAGGATAGAGCACTTAGACAATTCACTTTGAGTACAGGGAAGTCCGCTGGTAGGAATTCCTCAGAGCGTATTACGGTTTTTCACCGAGGGGGTGGATCGAAGCGATTGCAGCGAAGAATTGATCTGAAACAAAGCACTTAATCTATGGGCATTGTAGAAAGGATAGAATATGACCCTAATCATTCTTCTTAAATCGCTCCAGTACAATGGATTGAGGATGTGCAACTACAGCTATGCCGCCAAACGAAATGCAACACAATAGAGGAGTTTGCTCCGCCACGTAAGATCCTCGAACCTACCACAACCACCATCCGCGCCCTATTTTCATTCTCTTCCCTGCCCGGGAAGGTGGATCAAATAAAGGTAGCTTGCTACTCTCCTGGATTGATGGCAGCTTATGTAGTGGTCGGCCTTTCTACCAAAATGCCTCCTTGGTTAAAGAGCCCCTTTACTAGTAAGTGCGCAGGAAGC AAAAAAACTTGCGCGAATGACGTTTTCTTCTCTGCCTTCTCCTCTCCAAAGGCCTTTGGAGAGATAGCATCCCTTTCCTTCGATAGCTCTTTTGGTTTCCCAAGGATAGCAGTAGCTAGGGCAAAGCCCGCTTTCCTCGCTCCGCGAATGAGAGAGAAACTTAGAGGAAAAAACATGTTCTCTCTTTGCGAGGTCCGAAAGTGGAGAACGCATAGCATTCTCTGGGCACATAGGATCAAACGTAAAGCAGCGCTTTCTTAGCAGAGTTTTAGGTGGAAAGAGACTTTAGGGCTTGTTGGAGCTGCTGAGCATAATGAATCGAAGCCAAAGACGGATCAAGGTAGCTTACCTGCCAAGCTGATAGGCGAAGGGCCGAAGGATGGAGCATGCAAAGTAGATCGTGCACCTGTCGTGTGACTCGTTG